A single region of the Alteriqipengyuania flavescens genome encodes:
- a CDS encoding multidrug effflux MFS transporter → MRNDLPASGEPALTDEPAGQPAPRPAVGGRLGERELIWMMALLMACNAFGIDAILPALDELAGSLGAAGNDRQFVIGAYLLAAGIGTLVPGAFADRYGRRPVLFVALAAYIVLSIACAMVETFTQLVVLRAAQGFFAAGIIALPPAIIRDRVGGDKMARLMSLIFVIFLLVPAVAPSVGQGVLHLTGDWRWIFGAMALAGCVMTGWVWFRLPETLDPANRQEIHIPTIARNMTHAVTLRETIGYTLGSALVFGGLFGFINSSQQLIGEAFGAGDKFPLIFAMCAGCMAIANWSNSRIVERFGARRVSHAALFAFIAVAGAQFWFASRPDEGLWTFAPLMAANMSLLGFIGANFGSIALQPFHRIAGAASSAQGFLRMTSGAALGAYIGYSYDGTAEPLALALLITAVLSLAFVLFSEKGELFGEKVPD, encoded by the coding sequence ATGCGAAACGATCTTCCCGCCTCCGGCGAGCCTGCGCTGACGGACGAGCCTGCCGGGCAGCCGGCACCGCGCCCTGCCGTCGGCGGGCGGCTGGGCGAGCGCGAGCTGATCTGGATGATGGCGCTGCTGATGGCCTGCAACGCCTTCGGCATCGATGCCATTCTGCCCGCGCTGGACGAGCTGGCCGGATCGCTGGGCGCGGCCGGCAACGACCGGCAGTTCGTGATCGGCGCATATTTGCTGGCCGCAGGCATCGGCACGCTGGTGCCCGGCGCCTTCGCCGACCGCTACGGGCGAAGGCCGGTGCTGTTCGTTGCTCTGGCCGCCTATATCGTCCTGTCGATCGCCTGCGCTATGGTGGAAACCTTCACCCAGCTGGTGGTGCTGCGTGCGGCGCAGGGCTTCTTTGCCGCCGGGATCATCGCCCTTCCGCCCGCCATCATCCGCGACCGGGTGGGCGGCGACAAGATGGCCCGGTTGATGAGCCTGATCTTCGTCATCTTCCTCCTCGTCCCGGCCGTCGCGCCCAGCGTTGGGCAGGGCGTGCTGCACCTGACGGGCGACTGGCGCTGGATTTTCGGCGCGATGGCGCTGGCAGGCTGCGTGATGACCGGCTGGGTCTGGTTCCGCCTCCCTGAAACGCTGGACCCGGCGAACCGGCAGGAAATCCACATCCCCACCATCGCCCGCAACATGACCCACGCGGTCACCCTGCGTGAGACGATCGGCTACACGCTCGGCAGCGCGCTGGTGTTCGGCGGGCTGTTCGGCTTCATCAATTCCAGCCAGCAGCTGATCGGGGAGGCTTTCGGCGCGGGCGACAAGTTCCCGCTGATCTTCGCCATGTGCGCAGGCTGCATGGCAATCGCCAACTGGTCGAACAGCCGCATCGTCGAACGTTTCGGCGCACGGCGGGTCAGCCACGCGGCGCTGTTCGCCTTCATCGCGGTGGCGGGCGCGCAATTTTGGTTCGCCAGCCGCCCGGACGAAGGCCTGTGGACCTTCGCGCCGCTGATGGCCGCGAACATGAGCCTGCTGGGCTTCATCGGCGCGAACTTCGGCAGCATCGCCTTGCAGCCGTTCCACCGCATCGCCGGCGCGGCCTCGAGCGCGCAAGGCTTCCTGCGCATGACAAGCGGAGCGGCGCTGGGCGCGTATATCGGCTATAGCTACGATGGCACGGCGGAGCCGCTGGCCCTCGCGCTGCTGATCACCGCCGTGTTGAGCCTAGCCTTCGTACTATTCAGCGAGAAGGGCGAGCTGTTCGGGGAAAAGGTGCCGGACTGA
- the dinB gene encoding DNA polymerase IV, whose amino-acid sequence MGDCLQRTDDEDDADAEAEGLRKIIHVDMDAFFASVEQRDNPELRGKPVAVGGSSGRGVVAAASYEARKFGVKSAMPSVTAKRKCPDLIFVKSRFDAYREVSQQIRAIFRDYTDHVEPLSLDEAYLDVTEDRKGLGSATAIAQDIRRRIREETRLTASAGVSYNKFLAKLASDQNKPDGICVIRPGQGAGFVQSLPIRRFHGVGPKAEEKMKRLGIETGADLAAKDLAWLTAHFGSFGEYLFRAARAVDLRPVRANRMRKSVGGERTFGEDQSEDGELRETLDRIVDIVWERIERAGAKGRTVTLKLKYNDFTLHTRAKSVAQLVADKATFAAMARELLEEELPLPRPIRLMGLTLSNLEGVVPKDRRPPDAQLSLL is encoded by the coding sequence ATGGGTGATTGCCTTCAGCGCACGGATGACGAAGATGACGCCGACGCTGAGGCGGAAGGCCTGCGCAAGATCATCCACGTGGACATGGACGCCTTCTTCGCCAGCGTCGAACAGCGCGACAACCCCGAACTGCGCGGCAAGCCGGTGGCAGTCGGCGGGTCGAGCGGGCGCGGCGTGGTGGCCGCCGCCAGCTACGAAGCGCGCAAGTTCGGCGTGAAAAGCGCGATGCCCAGCGTTACCGCCAAGCGCAAATGCCCCGACCTCATCTTCGTGAAGAGCCGCTTCGACGCCTATCGCGAAGTCAGCCAGCAAATCCGCGCGATCTTCCGCGACTACACCGATCACGTCGAACCGCTCAGCCTGGACGAAGCCTATCTCGACGTGACGGAGGACCGCAAGGGCCTGGGCAGCGCGACGGCGATCGCGCAGGACATCCGCCGCCGCATCCGCGAGGAGACGCGGCTGACAGCCAGCGCCGGGGTCAGCTACAACAAGTTCCTCGCCAAGCTGGCGAGCGACCAGAACAAACCCGACGGCATTTGCGTCATCCGCCCGGGCCAGGGTGCCGGGTTCGTCCAGTCGCTGCCAATCCGGCGCTTCCACGGCGTGGGCCCGAAGGCGGAAGAAAAGATGAAGCGCCTTGGCATCGAAACCGGCGCGGACCTGGCGGCGAAGGATCTCGCCTGGCTGACGGCGCATTTCGGCAGTTTCGGCGAATACCTATTCCGCGCGGCGCGGGCCGTGGACCTGCGTCCGGTGCGCGCCAACCGCATGCGCAAGTCCGTGGGCGGGGAGCGCACTTTCGGGGAAGACCAGTCGGAAGACGGCGAATTGCGCGAAACGCTGGATCGGATCGTCGACATCGTGTGGGAGCGGATCGAGCGCGCCGGCGCCAAGGGCCGTACCGTCACGCTGAAGCTGAAATACAACGACTTCACGCTCCACACCCGGGCGAAATCGGTCGCGCAGCTGGTGGCGGACAAGGCGACCTTTGCCGCCATGGCACGCGAATTGCTGGAAGAGGAATTGCCCCTGCCCCGCCCCATCCGCCTGATGGGCCTGACGCTCAGCAACCTCGAAGGCGTGGTGCCGAAGGACCGGCGCCCGCCCGACGCGCAGCTATCGCTGCTCTAG
- a CDS encoding NUDIX domain-containing protein: MLRLIIGLVPRPLHRAALRTAHKLRHRWRVLRKVPLQGVSVIPYDGEGRVLMVRHSYARPGWAFPGGGCKGGEDPAQAARRELREELGLELGDLQLVERIEEVISGSPHTAYLYSAPIAGRFDPDGREVLAARLFWVDDLPDDMSPLTRRRMQAFLGSGPITGTGVAAR, encoded by the coding sequence GCCGCCCTGCGCACCGCGCACAAGCTGCGCCATCGCTGGCGCGTGCTGCGCAAGGTGCCGCTGCAGGGTGTCTCCGTGATCCCATATGACGGCGAGGGGCGCGTCCTTATGGTCCGCCACAGCTACGCCCGGCCCGGCTGGGCCTTCCCCGGCGGCGGCTGCAAGGGCGGCGAGGACCCGGCGCAAGCGGCACGGCGCGAACTGCGCGAAGAGCTGGGGCTCGAACTGGGCGACTTGCAGCTGGTGGAACGGATCGAGGAAGTCATCTCCGGCTCCCCGCATACGGCGTATCTCTATTCCGCCCCGATCGCGGGCAGGTTCGACCCCGACGGGCGCGAGGTGCTGGCGGCACGCCTGTTTTGGGTCGATGACCTGCCGGACGACATGAGCCCGCTGACCCGGCGGCGGATGCAGGCCTTCTTAGGGTCAGGACCCATTACTGGCACGGGCGTGGCGGCAAGATGA